A stretch of the Massilia varians genome encodes the following:
- a CDS encoding glycoside hydrolase family 88/105 protein: protein MDAGLPTFTMNDMNPKNIFTGMLAALVLVLVLGGCAAPPPPDAGVKRSEVLAIIDKVNTHWQARTPAKQWAFWDVAAYHTGNIEAYRVTGIERYRRYSEVWAEHNAWMGAKSPDKRRWKYDYGETDEHVLFGDWQIAFQTYADLYQLDKDPRKIARAREVMEYQMGTPNKDYWWWADGLYMVMPVMTKLYKITGNPQYLEKLHAYYTYANSIMYDPEEKLYYRDAKYVYPKHKSASGKKDFWARGDGWVFAGLAKVLAELPASDPHRAEYVERFQAMAASVARSQQPGGYWTRSMLDPAHAPGPETSGTAFFTYGMLWGINNGLLARGAYLPVAQRGWHYLSTVALQADGRVGYVQPIGERAIPGQVVNQDSTTPFGVGAFLLAAAEMARLAGR, encoded by the coding sequence ATGGACGCCGGCCTGCCCACCTTCACCATGAACGACATGAATCCAAAAAACATCTTCACCGGCATGCTGGCCGCGCTGGTCCTGGTCCTGGTGCTGGGCGGCTGCGCGGCGCCGCCGCCACCGGATGCCGGTGTCAAGCGCAGCGAGGTGCTCGCCATCATCGACAAGGTCAACACCCACTGGCAGGCCAGGACGCCCGCGAAGCAATGGGCCTTCTGGGACGTGGCGGCCTACCACACCGGGAACATCGAAGCCTATCGCGTCACCGGCATCGAGCGCTACCGCCGCTATTCGGAGGTGTGGGCCGAGCACAATGCCTGGATGGGCGCGAAGTCGCCGGACAAGCGCAGGTGGAAGTACGACTATGGCGAAACCGACGAACATGTGTTGTTCGGCGACTGGCAGATCGCCTTCCAGACCTATGCCGACCTGTACCAGCTGGACAAGGACCCGCGCAAGATCGCCCGCGCCCGCGAGGTCATGGAATACCAGATGGGCACCCCCAACAAGGATTACTGGTGGTGGGCCGACGGCCTGTACATGGTGATGCCGGTCATGACCAAGCTGTACAAGATCACCGGCAATCCCCAGTACCTCGAGAAGCTGCACGCGTACTACACGTATGCCAACAGCATCATGTACGACCCGGAAGAAAAGCTCTACTACCGCGACGCCAAGTACGTCTATCCGAAGCACAAGAGCGCCAGCGGCAAGAAGGATTTCTGGGCGCGCGGCGATGGCTGGGTGTTCGCGGGACTGGCCAAGGTGCTGGCCGAACTGCCGGCAAGCGATCCGCATCGCGCCGAGTACGTCGAACGCTTCCAGGCAATGGCGGCAAGCGTGGCGCGCAGCCAGCAGCCGGGGGGCTACTGGACCCGCAGCATGCTGGACCCGGCCCATGCGCCGGGACCGGAGACCAGCGGCACCGCCTTCTTCACCTACGGGATGCTATGGGGGATCAACAACGGCCTGCTGGCGCGCGGCGCCTACCTGCCGGTCGCGCAGCGCGGCTGGCATTACCTGAGCACCGTCGCCTTGCAGGCGGACGGCAGGGTCGGCTACGTCCAGCCGATCGGCGAGCGCGCGATTCCCGGGCAGGTCGTGAACCAGGACTCGACCACGCCTTTCGGCGTGGGCGCCTTCCTGCTGGCCGCGGCGGAAATGGCGCGCCTCGCCGGCCGATAA
- a CDS encoding ArsR/SmtB family transcription factor yields the protein MTSSCCGPAVTPEPRPDIDVDDLAALCKAIGHPARLQLLRHLIKHGECYFGSLADVLPLAASTISKHVSILKEAGLIEGSSDLQRVCYCVRPDRLVQLKAMIGAL from the coding sequence ATGACCAGTTCCTGCTGCGGCCCGGCCGTCACGCCAGAACCCCGCCCCGACATCGACGTCGACGACCTCGCCGCGCTGTGCAAGGCGATTGGCCATCCCGCCAGGCTGCAGTTGCTGCGGCACCTGATCAAGCATGGCGAGTGTTACTTCGGCAGCCTGGCCGACGTGCTGCCGCTCGCCGCCTCCACCATTTCGAAGCACGTCTCGATCCTGAAGGAGGCCGGCCTGATCGAAGGCTCGTCCGACCTGCAGCGCGTCTGCTACTGCGTGCGGCCGGACCGGCTGGTCCAGCTCAAGGCGATGATAGGCGCGCTGTAG
- a CDS encoding porin, which produces MLNTRLIPGSLSLGLAACLAGTTAAAQDTPAVDFYASLRTQAEAVSPDRDERLDSYVGIRDAYSRVGVKFDYPLGAELALTGQLELPVDSANFRMRDPYDQGDAQRPHGERIRLAHLGLRGSFGSLTYGQQWMPYYNAVAAPVDMFSTYYSGFATYTVFRVAQTLAYASPEFSGLSFSAAYTGRSSNARSTSRIDAPRRQAAATYVSGDTRLAVGVDDRGDAGYGRNRIVGLSASHQAGNLYLAAKYERFDTGNRQRGSFSSDGNQALNLFGSYAMGKTTFKLMLARVEHYGDNIVHLGVDHQVSDALKVFAEYYREGSTAVLTPRRGGLDDFDAGFKGGQALAVGIRVDF; this is translated from the coding sequence ATGTTGAATACACGTTTAATACCGGGAAGCCTGTCGCTTGGACTGGCGGCTTGCCTGGCGGGGACCACTGCCGCCGCCCAGGACACTCCCGCCGTCGACTTCTATGCCTCGCTGCGTACCCAGGCCGAGGCGGTCAGCCCGGATCGCGACGAGCGCCTGGACAGTTATGTGGGCATCCGCGACGCCTACTCGCGGGTGGGGGTCAAGTTCGACTATCCGCTGGGCGCCGAACTGGCGCTGACGGGACAACTCGAACTCCCCGTCGATTCCGCCAACTTCAGGATGCGCGATCCCTACGACCAGGGCGATGCCCAGCGTCCCCACGGGGAGCGCATCAGACTCGCCCATCTCGGCTTGCGCGGCAGCTTCGGATCGCTCACCTACGGCCAGCAGTGGATGCCCTACTACAATGCGGTCGCGGCGCCGGTGGACATGTTCAGCACCTATTACAGCGGCTTTGCGACCTATACCGTCTTCCGGGTGGCGCAAACCCTTGCGTATGCCTCGCCGGAATTCTCGGGACTCTCGTTCAGCGCTGCCTACACCGGTCGCAGTAGCAATGCACGCTCGACCTCGCGCATCGATGCGCCGCGCCGGCAAGCCGCCGCCACCTATGTCAGCGGCGATACTCGCCTTGCGGTCGGCGTGGACGACCGCGGCGATGCCGGTTACGGGCGCAACCGGATCGTCGGGCTGTCGGCCAGCCACCAGGCCGGCAATCTCTACCTGGCCGCCAAATACGAGCGTTTCGACACCGGGAACCGCCAGCGCGGCAGCTTCTCGAGCGACGGCAACCAAGCGCTCAACCTGTTCGGCAGCTATGCGATGGGCAAGACCACGTTCAAATTGATGCTGGCGAGGGTGGAACACTATGGCGACAACATCGTCCATCTCGGCGTCGACCACCAGGTCTCGGATGCCTTGAAGGTGTTCGCCGAATATTATCGGGAAGGCTCGACCGCCGTCCTCACGCCGCGCCGCGGAGGGCTGGACGATTTCGATGCCGGTTTCAAGGGCGGTCAGGCCCTTGCTGTCGGCATCCGTGTCGACTTCTGA
- a CDS encoding MarC family protein: MTTELLLAAAKGFLFVLATMLPILNPAATAPIFLSMTDGASAATRTLLARRIARNMFWLMTGSMLIGSYVLDFFGISLPIVRIGGGLLLASVAWRLLGATPSTPDSRAALAEAYTPDHAHRQAFYPLTFPISCGPASISVAITVGVSLHDVRMVLSLARMGGALLALALIGVLLYLAFRYGEHFLRLIGEAGTAVFLRLTAFILLCLGVQIVWDGVSELLLEVMSVPTHLVAA; this comes from the coding sequence ATGACGACTGAATTATTGCTGGCGGCAGCCAAGGGCTTCCTGTTTGTGCTGGCAACCATGCTGCCGATCCTGAATCCGGCAGCAACAGCGCCGATTTTCCTCAGCATGACCGATGGCGCATCGGCCGCGACCCGCACCCTGCTGGCGCGCCGTATCGCGCGCAACATGTTCTGGCTGATGACGGGCTCGATGCTGATCGGTTCTTATGTGCTCGACTTCTTCGGCATCTCGCTGCCCATCGTCCGCATCGGCGGCGGCCTGCTGCTCGCCTCGGTGGCCTGGCGCCTGCTGGGGGCGACACCGTCCACGCCCGACAGCCGCGCCGCCCTGGCCGAAGCCTACACACCCGACCATGCGCACCGCCAGGCCTTTTATCCGCTGACGTTTCCGATCAGCTGCGGCCCGGCCTCGATCTCGGTCGCCATCACCGTCGGCGTTTCGCTGCACGATGTCCGGATGGTGCTGTCACTGGCGCGGATGGGCGGGGCACTGCTGGCGCTGGCGCTCATCGGCGTGCTGCTGTATCTCGCCTTCCGCTATGGGGAACACTTCCTGCGCCTGATCGGCGAAGCCGGCACCGCCGTCTTCCTGCGCCTGACCGCCTTCATCCTGCTGTGCCTTGGCGTGCAGATCGTGTGGGATGGCGTCAGCGAACTGCTGCTCGAGGTCATGAGCGTGCCGACCCACCTGGTTGCAGCCTAG
- a CDS encoding DUF2264 domain-containing protein — translation MERRHFMGALAAAPALGAAAAAPAAIPAGTERAYLLRLLQRMAEPILGLMSKGQLKQKFALELSPTWDGRDRSVAYLECFGRLMSGIAPWLALPVDATPEGSLRRRLQDMALQSYANAVDPRSPDYLKWKGEGQALVDSAYFTNALLRAPKVLWEPLEAATRARIIAEIKGLRRVDPPNTNWLLFAAMNEAWLLSIGEEHDPMRLNGAIRKINEWYVGDGWIKDGKDFHFDYYNSYVMYPMLLEVLDVLAAKKAPFWQARPQELLAQANRRAQRYCEHLERFVGPDGSFPPIGRSLTYRTAAFQPLALLAWRKQLPASLPEGQVRAALHAVHRAIWDVPGNFTDAGFLTIGFRGHQPELGDWYSNNGSMYIASNGLLALGLPASDSFWSAPGQDWTQKKAFGGRGFPKDYPVSY, via the coding sequence ATGGAACGACGACACTTCATGGGGGCGCTGGCCGCCGCGCCGGCCCTGGGCGCAGCGGCAGCGGCGCCGGCTGCGATCCCGGCCGGCACCGAACGCGCCTACCTGCTGCGCCTGCTGCAGCGGATGGCCGAGCCGATACTGGGCCTGATGTCGAAGGGGCAACTGAAACAGAAGTTCGCGCTCGAGCTGAGCCCGACCTGGGATGGGCGCGACCGTTCGGTGGCCTACCTCGAGTGCTTCGGCCGCCTGATGTCGGGTATCGCCCCGTGGCTGGCCCTGCCGGTCGACGCGACACCGGAAGGCAGCTTGCGCCGGCGCCTGCAGGACATGGCGCTGCAAAGCTATGCCAACGCGGTCGATCCGCGCAGCCCGGACTACCTGAAGTGGAAGGGCGAGGGCCAGGCGCTGGTCGATTCCGCCTATTTCACCAACGCCCTGCTGCGCGCGCCCAAGGTGCTGTGGGAGCCGTTGGAGGCCGCGACCAGGGCGCGCATCATCGCGGAAATCAAGGGCCTGCGCCGGGTCGATCCCCCCAACACCAACTGGCTGCTGTTCGCCGCGATGAACGAAGCCTGGCTGCTGTCGATCGGGGAAGAGCACGACCCGATGCGCCTGAACGGCGCGATCCGCAAGATCAACGAGTGGTACGTCGGCGACGGCTGGATCAAGGATGGAAAAGATTTCCACTTCGATTACTACAACTCCTATGTGATGTATCCGATGCTGCTGGAAGTGCTGGACGTGCTGGCGGCGAAGAAGGCGCCCTTCTGGCAGGCCAGGCCGCAGGAACTGCTGGCCCAGGCTAACAGGCGTGCGCAGCGCTATTGCGAACACCTGGAGCGCTTCGTCGGCCCGGACGGCAGCTTCCCGCCGATCGGCCGCTCGCTCACCTACCGCACCGCGGCCTTCCAGCCGCTGGCGCTGCTGGCCTGGCGCAAGCAGCTGCCGGCTTCGCTGCCGGAAGGGCAGGTGCGCGCCGCGCTGCATGCGGTGCACCGGGCCATCTGGGATGTGCCGGGCAACTTCACGGACGCCGGTTTCCTGACCATCGGCTTTCGCGGCCACCAGCCCGAGCTGGGCGACTGGTATTCGAACAACGGCAGCATGTACATCGCTTCCAACGGCCTGCTGGCGCTGGGCCTGCCCGCCAGCGACAGCTTCTGGAGCGCACCCGGCCAGGACTGGACCCAGAAGAAGGCCTTTGGCGGGCGCGGCTTCCCCAAGGATTATCCGGTGAGCTACTAA
- a CDS encoding BNR repeat-containing protein, which produces MRILPIGIVLACSVLLCACAGLKQQQAVRVVEVADGWAANSVNAVVFRKNSLVTHEGSQYIAFYDAGGRLVLGKRRLGALEWQLAPTQYLGKASDAHNSISIMVDGAGFLHVAWDHHNGPLRYARGTAPGVLRLGPQQAMTGRGEKSVSYPEFYRMPDGGLLFLYRDGGSGRGNLVINRYDPQDQAWQRLQDNLLSGEGRRNAYWQAFVDRAGTLHLSWVWRESPDVASNHDLAYARSRDGGRTWERSRGGPYRLPITADTAEVAAQVPPSSELINQTAMAADRDGKPVIVSYWRDPGSTVPQYRVVRHDGQGWQTQSLAFRKTAFSLSGLGTKAIPISRPQILVGSSGAAWLVFRDAERGHKVSVACTPGLDRGRWQVSDLLERPMGAWEPSFDTELWRDTGQLHLYLQAVHQLDAEGVVPSGPTRVGVLEWTPACPPSP; this is translated from the coding sequence ATGAGAATCCTGCCGATCGGCATCGTGCTTGCCTGCTCCGTCCTGCTGTGCGCATGCGCAGGCCTGAAACAGCAGCAGGCCGTGCGCGTCGTCGAGGTGGCGGACGGCTGGGCGGCCAATTCGGTCAATGCCGTGGTGTTCCGCAAGAATTCGCTCGTCACGCACGAGGGCAGCCAGTACATCGCCTTCTACGACGCCGGCGGCAGGCTGGTGCTGGGCAAGCGCCGCCTGGGCGCCCTTGAGTGGCAGCTGGCGCCCACCCAGTACCTGGGCAAGGCCAGCGACGCCCATAACAGCATCAGCATCATGGTCGACGGCGCAGGCTTCCTGCACGTGGCCTGGGACCACCACAATGGCCCCTTGCGCTACGCGCGCGGCACCGCGCCCGGCGTCCTGCGCCTCGGCCCGCAGCAGGCGATGACCGGGCGCGGCGAGAAGTCCGTGTCGTATCCGGAGTTCTACCGCATGCCGGACGGCGGCCTGCTGTTCCTCTACCGCGACGGCGGCTCTGGCCGCGGCAACCTGGTGATCAACCGCTACGACCCGCAAGACCAGGCCTGGCAGCGGCTGCAGGACAATCTCCTGAGCGGGGAAGGGCGGCGCAACGCCTACTGGCAGGCCTTCGTGGACAGGGCGGGGACGCTGCATCTGTCCTGGGTATGGCGCGAGTCGCCCGACGTCGCCAGCAACCATGATCTGGCCTATGCCCGGTCGCGCGACGGCGGCCGCACCTGGGAGCGCAGCAGGGGCGGGCCTTACCGATTGCCGATCACCGCGGACACGGCGGAAGTGGCGGCGCAGGTCCCGCCAAGCAGCGAACTGATCAATCAGACCGCGATGGCCGCCGACCGCGACGGCAAGCCCGTCATTGTCAGCTACTGGCGCGATCCCGGCAGCACCGTTCCGCAATACCGCGTGGTGCGCCACGACGGCCAGGGCTGGCAAACGCAAAGCCTGGCTTTCCGGAAGACGGCGTTCTCGCTGTCGGGCCTGGGAACCAAGGCGATCCCGATCTCGCGTCCGCAGATCCTGGTCGGCAGCAGCGGGGCGGCCTGGCTTGTGTTCCGCGATGCGGAGCGGGGTCACAAGGTATCCGTGGCCTGCACGCCGGGCCTGGACCGGGGCCGCTGGCAGGTGAGCGACCTGCTCGAGCGTCCGATGGGGGCCTGGGAGCCGAGCTTCGACACCGAATTGTGGCGCGACACCGGGCAGCTCCATCTCTACCTGCAAGCGGTCCACCAGCTGGACGCCGAAGGCGTCGTGCCGAGCGGTCCGACCAGGGTCGGCGTACTCGAATGGACGCCGGCCTGCCCACCTTCACCATGA
- a CDS encoding beta-galactosidase: protein MPLHPSRRSFLGAAAGTALALNVPGAAAASPRFTIGDKDFLLDGKPLQIRCGEMHFARVPREYWAHRLKAIKAMGLNTVCAYLFWNYHEWREGRYRWDGQRDAAEFCRMAQAEGLWVILRPGPYACAEWEMGGLPWWLLKHPGDSFLRSRAPAFVEPARRWLKEVGRVLAPMQLTQGGPILMVQVENEYGFFGEDRDYMRLMRQALLDARFDVPLFQCNPTNAVAKTHIPELLSVANFGSDPERGFKALASVQQGPLMCGEYYSGWFDTWGTPHKRGDNARAIRDIDTMLKANGSFSLYMAHGGTTFGLWGGCDRPFRPDTTSYDYDAPISEAGWLGEKFRSYRECLGKHLEPGETLPEAPAQLPVMAIPAFALKETAPVFANLPGAVIRDASPRNIEQYDISRGLVAYTITLPPGPAARLEAANARDLAWVYAGERLLGTMDTRHRRFGVELPARTEPTRVEILLYTIARVNFGVEVHDRKGLQGPVLLRTKDGAARALTGWEIRAIDFGDDGELRPLRWQAKRVAGPAFWRGSFDVKEQADTFLDMSSWGQGIVWINGRCLGRYWSIGPTQTMYLPGPWMKTGRNEVVVLDLTGPRASRIEGRTTPILDELHPERDLARPASTARPRLTGVAPVHAGQFASGPATQEARFEQPARGRQLCLEVVDSFDGKPHAAVAELALLGLDGKPMNQSAWTIAYASSEEAHKEDGGALNAINGQASDYWHTAYSKGLPPAGPARLIIDLGAPVDIAGLRYTPRQGPDTVTGRIRRYRVYVGDRLVQQM, encoded by the coding sequence ATGCCCCTTCATCCATCGCGCCGCAGCTTCCTCGGCGCCGCCGCCGGCACCGCTCTTGCATTGAACGTACCGGGAGCTGCCGCCGCATCGCCCCGCTTCACCATCGGCGACAAGGATTTCCTGCTCGACGGGAAGCCGCTGCAGATCCGCTGCGGCGAGATGCATTTCGCCCGGGTCCCGCGTGAATACTGGGCGCACCGGCTAAAAGCGATCAAGGCCATGGGCCTGAATACGGTCTGCGCCTACCTATTCTGGAACTACCATGAATGGCGCGAAGGCCGCTACCGCTGGGATGGGCAGCGCGATGCCGCCGAATTCTGCCGGATGGCGCAGGCGGAAGGCCTGTGGGTGATCCTGCGCCCCGGCCCTTACGCCTGCGCGGAATGGGAAATGGGCGGCCTGCCCTGGTGGCTGCTGAAGCACCCGGGCGACAGTTTCTTGCGCAGCCGCGCCCCGGCCTTCGTGGAACCGGCGCGGCGCTGGCTGAAGGAAGTCGGCCGGGTGCTGGCGCCGATGCAGCTGACCCAGGGCGGCCCGATCCTCATGGTGCAGGTCGAGAACGAGTATGGCTTCTTCGGCGAAGACCGCGACTACATGCGCCTCATGCGCCAGGCCCTGCTCGACGCGCGCTTCGATGTCCCGCTGTTCCAGTGCAATCCGACCAATGCGGTGGCCAAGACCCACATCCCGGAACTGCTCTCGGTGGCCAACTTCGGCAGCGACCCGGAGCGCGGTTTCAAGGCCCTGGCCAGCGTACAGCAAGGGCCCCTGATGTGCGGCGAATACTATTCCGGCTGGTTCGACACCTGGGGCACGCCGCACAAGCGCGGCGACAATGCGCGCGCCATCCGCGACATCGACACCATGCTCAAGGCGAACGGCTCGTTCAGCCTGTACATGGCGCATGGCGGCACCACCTTCGGCCTGTGGGGCGGCTGCGACCGCCCCTTCCGTCCCGATACGACCAGCTACGACTACGATGCCCCGATCAGCGAGGCCGGATGGCTGGGCGAGAAATTCCGCAGCTACCGCGAATGCCTCGGCAAGCACCTGGAACCCGGCGAAACCCTGCCCGAGGCGCCGGCGCAGCTTCCCGTGATGGCGATCCCCGCTTTTGCCCTGAAGGAGACCGCGCCCGTGTTCGCGAACCTGCCCGGTGCGGTGATCCGGGACGCTTCGCCGCGCAACATCGAACAGTACGACATCAGCCGCGGCCTCGTTGCCTACACCATCACGCTGCCGCCCGGCCCGGCGGCCAGGCTGGAAGCCGCGAACGCGCGCGACCTGGCCTGGGTCTACGCCGGCGAACGCCTGCTGGGCACCATGGATACGCGCCACCGCCGTTTCGGCGTCGAGCTGCCGGCGCGCACCGAGCCGACCCGGGTCGAGATCCTGCTGTACACGATCGCGCGTGTGAATTTCGGCGTCGAGGTCCACGACCGCAAGGGGCTGCAGGGCCCGGTGCTGCTGCGCACGAAGGACGGCGCCGCGCGGGCGCTCACTGGCTGGGAGATCCGCGCCATTGATTTCGGCGACGACGGCGAGCTGCGGCCCCTGCGCTGGCAGGCCAAACGCGTTGCCGGCCCGGCTTTCTGGCGCGGCAGCTTCGATGTGAAGGAACAGGCCGATACCTTCCTCGACATGTCGAGCTGGGGCCAGGGCATCGTCTGGATCAACGGCCGCTGCCTGGGCCGCTACTGGAGCATCGGCCCGACCCAGACCATGTACCTGCCAGGTCCCTGGATGAAGACGGGCCGTAATGAGGTCGTGGTGCTCGATCTCACCGGGCCGCGCGCCAGCCGCATCGAAGGGCGCACCACGCCCATCCTCGATGAACTGCACCCCGAGCGCGACCTGGCGCGTCCGGCCAGCACCGCGCGTCCGCGCCTGACCGGGGTGGCGCCGGTGCATGCCGGACAGTTCGCCAGCGGCCCCGCCACCCAGGAAGCCAGGTTCGAACAGCCGGCGCGCGGGCGCCAGCTGTGCCTCGAAGTGGTCGACAGCTTCGACGGCAAGCCGCATGCGGCCGTGGCAGAACTCGCCCTGCTCGGCCTGGACGGCAAGCCGATGAACCAGAGCGCCTGGACGATCGCCTACGCCAGCAGCGAAGAAGCGCACAAGGAAGACGGCGGCGCCCTGAATGCCATCAATGGTCAGGCCAGCGACTACTGGCATACGGCGTACAGCAAGGGGCTTCCTCCGGCGGGGCCGGCGCGGCTGATCATCGACCTGGGCGCACCGGTCGATATCGCCGGGCTGCGCTATACGCCGCGCCAGGGGCCGGACACCGTGACGGGGCGGATCCGACGTTATCGCGTGTACGTCGGCGACCGGCTGGTGCAGCAGATGTAA
- a CDS encoding enoyl-CoA hydratase has protein sequence MDMLISKANGLLTIEFNRLERKNAITAAMYQAMADALLDAESDSAVRAILIAGKPEIFTAGNDLDDFMKNSAPVPGVPAENRPVFQFMRALHGSTKPVVAAVAGAAIGIGTTMLMHCDLVYAADNAKFSVPFTQLGLCPEFASSLLLPQLAGYPRAAEKLLLGEAFGAQEAFEMGLLTKVLPAAELRAFAEQQAAKLVALPAASIRTTKALMKRPRIADIEAAIAAENERFAAMLLAPEAKEAFTAFFEKRKPDFSKFD, from the coding sequence ATGGACATGCTGATCTCGAAGGCCAACGGCCTCCTGACCATCGAATTCAACCGCCTCGAGCGCAAGAACGCGATCACTGCCGCGATGTACCAGGCTATGGCCGACGCGCTGCTGGACGCGGAAAGCGACAGCGCCGTGCGCGCCATCCTCATCGCCGGCAAGCCGGAGATCTTCACCGCCGGCAACGACCTCGACGACTTCATGAAGAACTCGGCGCCCGTGCCCGGCGTGCCGGCCGAAAACCGCCCGGTCTTCCAGTTCATGCGCGCACTGCACGGCTCGACCAAGCCCGTAGTCGCTGCCGTCGCCGGCGCCGCCATCGGCATCGGCACCACCATGCTGATGCACTGCGACCTGGTCTACGCCGCCGACAACGCCAAATTCTCGGTCCCGTTCACCCAGCTCGGCCTGTGCCCGGAATTCGCCTCCTCGCTGCTGCTGCCGCAACTAGCCGGCTACCCGCGCGCCGCCGAGAAGCTGCTGCTGGGCGAAGCCTTCGGCGCCCAGGAAGCCTTCGAGATGGGCCTGCTGACGAAAGTGCTGCCGGCCGCCGAGCTGCGCGCCTTTGCCGAGCAGCAGGCCGCCAAGCTGGTGGCGCTGCCGGCCGCGTCGATCCGCACGACGAAAGCGCTGATGAAGCGCCCGCGCATCGCCGACATCGAAGCGGCGATCGCCGCCGAGAACGAGCGCTTCGCCGCCATGCTGCTGGCGCCGGAAGCGAAGGAAGCGTTTACCGCCTTCTTTGAGAAGCGCAAGCCGGACTTCAGCAAGTTCGACTGA
- a CDS encoding MFS transporter → MQILFSVAFVHLLNDCVQAVLPAIYPLLKQEFALSFTQIGLITLTFQCTASLLQPWIGLYTDRRPIPFLLPAGMCVTLGGVALLATAGSFAMLLLAAGLIGIGSSTFHPEASRVARLASGGRFGFAQSLFQVGGNLGSAFGPLLAAAIIVGQGQGRIAWLMLLVLLAVAVLVGVSRWYAGHLRTVTRRLAVHAGPGLSRGRVIWALTVLALLVFSKYIYMASLSSYYTFYLIKRFQVSVEAAQMYLFLFLAAVAAGTFAGGPIGDRIGRKRVIWFSILGAAPFALALPYASLFWTAVLSVVIGLVMSSAFSAIVVFAQELVPDKVGMIAGLFFGLMFGISGIGAAVMGAVADTTGIEYVYRIASFLPLLGILAVFLPRMPSQRRP, encoded by the coding sequence ATGCAGATCCTGTTTTCGGTCGCCTTTGTCCACTTGCTGAACGACTGCGTGCAGGCGGTCCTGCCCGCCATTTATCCGCTGCTCAAGCAGGAATTCGCGCTCAGCTTCACCCAGATCGGCCTGATCACGCTGACCTTTCAGTGCACCGCCTCGCTGCTGCAGCCCTGGATCGGCCTGTATACCGACCGGCGTCCGATCCCCTTCCTGCTGCCGGCCGGAATGTGCGTCACGCTGGGCGGCGTCGCCCTGCTGGCGACGGCCGGCAGCTTCGCCATGCTGCTGCTGGCGGCCGGCCTGATCGGCATCGGTTCCTCGACCTTCCACCCGGAGGCCTCGCGCGTGGCGCGTCTCGCATCGGGCGGGCGCTTCGGCTTCGCGCAGTCGCTGTTCCAGGTGGGCGGGAATCTAGGGTCGGCGTTCGGCCCGCTGCTGGCCGCCGCCATCATCGTGGGCCAGGGCCAGGGCAGGATCGCCTGGCTGATGCTGTTGGTGCTGCTGGCGGTCGCGGTGCTGGTCGGCGTGAGCCGCTGGTATGCGGGCCACCTGCGCACCGTGACGCGCCGGCTGGCCGTCCATGCCGGACCGGGCCTGTCGCGCGGGCGCGTCATCTGGGCCCTGACGGTGCTGGCGCTGCTGGTGTTCTCCAAGTACATCTACATGGCCAGCCTGTCGAGCTACTACACCTTCTACCTGATCAAGCGCTTCCAGGTTTCGGTGGAGGCGGCCCAGATGTACCTGTTCCTGTTCCTCGCGGCGGTGGCGGCGGGCACCTTCGCGGGCGGCCCGATCGGCGACCGCATCGGCCGCAAGCGCGTGATCTGGTTCTCGATCCTGGGCGCCGCGCCGTTCGCGCTGGCGCTGCCCTACGCGAGCCTGTTCTGGACCGCCGTGCTGTCGGTGGTGATCGGACTGGTGATGTCGTCCGCGTTCTCGGCCATCGTGGTGTTCGCGCAGGAGCTGGTGCCGGACAAGGTGGGCATGATCGCCGGCCTGTTCTTCGGCCTGATGTTCGGCATCAGCGGCATCGGCGCCGCCGTCATGGGCGCGGTCGCCGACACCACCGGCATCGAATACGTGTACCGGATCGCCTCCTTCCTGCCGCTGCTGGGCATCTTGGCCGTGTTCCTGCCGCGCATGCCGTCGCAGCGGCGTCCCTGA